One window from the genome of Pyramidobacter piscolens W5455 encodes:
- the pbpC gene encoding penicillin-binding protein 1C produces MKFHKLTLWTGGLFLCASLAAAAAGWRYWNRLGRLEPIETRLSSWPRSTVVRDRKGTMLSVTMSEDGEFCLPVLLSEMGRWMPLVAVEVEDRRFWSHGGVDWRGVLRAARDNLLAGKVRSGASTITSQVIRLCWPAERNLKTKLREFAQATQLEKIKSKEEILQIYLNMIPLGSNLRGVEAASLAWFRRSARDLTIAQAALLAVMVKGPTAYRPDLHPKAARQRRDWAISLLRERGKITDWQARSAMAEPLPEELSPLPADEWVSCQKVISLTEEKDITSTLDRNAQKILRAALLDALASQDDAVTAAGVLIENATGAVRAYVPNARWGMKGAPAGWVDCASSLRSPGSALKPFAYAMAFEDGALTPASLMADTPLTLSGRAPRNFDRIYRGPVSAANALVDSLNVPAVRILRAEGGERLLQKLRNLGFAALTQSAAHYGDSLVLGGCEVSPLQLARAVTALARRGRLIESRFVEKEPLSERDVYSAESAWITTNVLADPARMPTLLRSVDPSRGQIAFKTGTSYGLRDAWTAGWNDRWSLVVWLGDPRGEPHPELVGLGAAAPAVLKAFRALPPGGFGAPPAGVAQREVCSLSGLPPTDLCPRTVREYFIPGVSPSGVCPMHQLEQGKVVVVWPQELSVYMESAREKRTELTVASPLADAAYLMHEEDAKLVFRAEGTGEFFWFVDGRYAGRGTADRPCLWPMAPGRHRLSVTDSLGRQKAIFFSVYTLDDNPGRQLPDLAPLD; encoded by the coding sequence ATGAAATTTCATAAGCTCACGCTTTGGACGGGAGGATTGTTCCTCTGCGCGTCGCTTGCGGCCGCCGCGGCCGGTTGGCGCTATTGGAACCGTCTCGGCCGGCTCGAGCCGATCGAGACGCGCCTCTCGTCCTGGCCCCGCTCCACGGTCGTCCGCGACCGCAAGGGGACGATGCTCAGCGTGACCATGTCGGAGGACGGGGAGTTTTGTCTCCCCGTCCTTCTTTCTGAAATGGGGCGCTGGATGCCGCTCGTCGCCGTCGAAGTGGAGGACCGTCGTTTCTGGTCGCACGGCGGCGTGGACTGGCGGGGCGTTTTGCGCGCCGCCAGGGACAATCTTCTGGCCGGAAAGGTGCGCTCCGGCGCCTCGACGATCACCAGTCAGGTGATCCGCCTCTGCTGGCCGGCCGAACGCAATCTGAAAACCAAACTGCGCGAGTTCGCCCAGGCGACTCAGCTGGAAAAGATCAAATCGAAAGAGGAGATCCTCCAGATCTACCTGAACATGATCCCCCTCGGCAGCAACCTGCGCGGCGTCGAGGCGGCCTCGCTGGCATGGTTCCGGCGCTCGGCCCGCGACCTCACCATCGCGCAGGCGGCGCTGCTGGCCGTGATGGTCAAAGGGCCGACCGCTTACCGCCCCGACCTGCATCCGAAAGCGGCGCGGCAGCGGCGCGACTGGGCTATTTCGTTGCTGCGCGAGCGCGGCAAGATCACCGACTGGCAGGCGCGCTCCGCCATGGCCGAACCGCTGCCGGAAGAGCTCTCGCCGCTGCCGGCCGACGAGTGGGTCTCCTGCCAGAAAGTCATCAGTCTCACGGAGGAAAAGGACATCACGTCCACGCTCGACCGCAACGCGCAAAAGATCCTCCGCGCCGCGCTACTCGACGCGCTGGCCTCGCAGGACGACGCCGTCACGGCGGCCGGCGTGCTGATCGAGAACGCCACCGGCGCCGTGCGCGCCTATGTGCCCAACGCCCGCTGGGGCATGAAGGGCGCTCCCGCCGGCTGGGTGGACTGCGCCTCGTCTTTGCGTTCGCCCGGCTCGGCGCTGAAACCGTTCGCCTACGCCATGGCCTTCGAGGACGGCGCGCTCACGCCCGCCTCGCTGATGGCCGACACGCCGCTGACGCTTTCGGGACGCGCGCCGCGCAACTTCGACCGCATCTATCGCGGCCCCGTCAGCGCCGCCAACGCGCTGGTCGATTCGCTCAACGTCCCCGCCGTGCGCATCCTGCGCGCGGAAGGCGGCGAACGCCTGCTGCAGAAACTGCGCAATCTCGGCTTCGCGGCGCTGACGCAGAGCGCCGCGCACTACGGCGACTCGCTCGTGCTGGGCGGCTGCGAAGTGTCGCCGCTCCAGCTCGCCCGCGCCGTCACCGCGCTGGCGCGCCGCGGACGGCTGATCGAGAGCCGCTTCGTCGAAAAAGAGCCGCTTTCGGAACGCGACGTCTATTCCGCCGAAAGCGCCTGGATCACCACCAACGTCCTCGCCGATCCGGCGCGGATGCCGACGCTGCTGCGATCCGTCGATCCGTCGCGCGGGCAGATCGCCTTCAAGACCGGTACCTCCTACGGCCTGCGCGACGCCTGGACGGCCGGCTGGAACGACCGCTGGTCGCTGGTCGTGTGGCTGGGGGATCCGCGCGGCGAACCGCATCCCGAACTCGTCGGCCTCGGCGCGGCCGCGCCCGCCGTGCTGAAAGCGTTCCGCGCCCTGCCGCCGGGAGGATTCGGCGCGCCGCCGGCCGGCGTGGCGCAGCGCGAAGTCTGCTCGCTTTCGGGACTGCCGCCCACTGACCTTTGCCCGCGCACCGTCAGGGAATATTTCATTCCCGGCGTCTCGCCGTCCGGCGTCTGCCCCATGCACCAGCTCGAACAGGGCAAAGTGGTGGTCGTCTGGCCGCAGGAGCTGTCCGTCTACATGGAAAGCGCGCGCGAAAAGCGGACCGAGCTGACGGTCGCCTCGCCGCTGGCCGACGCCGCTTACCTGATGCACGAGGAAGACGCCAAGCTGGTCTTCCGCGCCGAAGGCACCGGCGAGTTCTTCTGGTTCGTCGACGGCAGATACGCCGGCCGCGGCACGGCGGACCGTCCCTGCCTCTGGCCGATGGCGCCGGGACGTCACCGGCTTTCCGTGACCGACTCGCTGGGGCGGCAGAAAGCGATCTTCTTCTCGGTCTACACGCTGGACGACAATCCCGGCCGACAGCTCCCCGACCTGGCGCCGCTCGACTGA
- a CDS encoding quaternary amine ABC transporter ATP-binding protein, which yields MTALRNDVILRMEHVTKLYGPNCAEVSKMMSAGADKDTVYKKTGCTVALWDVSLEVFKGSIFVIIGLSGSGKSTAVRCFNRLTTPTSGKVLFEGRDIQSMSRRELLNLRREKIAMVFQSFGLMSHRDVLGNVTYGLEVKGLGREDRERLAKASISMVGLDGWEHQPCERLSGGMRQRVGIARALVSDPEVLLMDEPFSALDPLVRRDMQFELLQIQRKLKKTIVFITHDIDEAFKMGDRVCIMKDGKVVQIGTPEQLSTQPADEYVRNFVNSADKTKVVSVRNIMITPSSIVRLDNSVDYAIHEMRMNGLSSVFVIDHDLRLSGILSIREAIEARRQGQPIAQALCRNVQTATPDTLIADAISLAAEAPFPIAVVDEEGVLLGIVTKASILSSLM from the coding sequence ATGACAGCCCTTCGAAATGACGTGATCCTGAGGATGGAGCACGTGACCAAGCTCTATGGTCCGAACTGCGCGGAAGTATCCAAGATGATGTCGGCGGGGGCCGACAAGGATACGGTTTACAAAAAAACGGGGTGTACCGTCGCTTTGTGGGATGTCAGCCTGGAGGTTTTCAAGGGGAGCATTTTCGTGATCATCGGCCTTTCGGGATCGGGAAAATCGACGGCGGTACGCTGTTTCAACAGACTGACGACGCCGACGAGCGGAAAGGTCCTCTTCGAGGGGCGCGATATTCAGTCGATGAGCCGCAGGGAGCTGCTGAACCTGCGCCGCGAAAAGATAGCGATGGTCTTTCAGTCGTTCGGGCTGATGAGCCACAGAGACGTCCTGGGAAACGTCACCTACGGCCTGGAGGTGAAAGGGCTCGGGCGCGAAGACCGCGAACGCCTCGCCAAAGCGAGCATTTCCATGGTGGGACTCGACGGCTGGGAACATCAGCCGTGCGAGCGGCTCTCCGGCGGGATGCGCCAGCGGGTCGGCATCGCCCGGGCGCTGGTCAGCGATCCCGAAGTGCTGCTGATGGACGAGCCGTTTTCCGCGCTGGATCCTCTGGTGCGCCGGGACATGCAGTTCGAACTGCTGCAGATCCAGCGGAAACTGAAAAAGACGATCGTCTTCATCACGCACGACATCGACGAAGCCTTCAAGATGGGGGACAGGGTCTGCATCATGAAGGACGGGAAAGTCGTTCAGATCGGCACGCCGGAACAACTGAGCACGCAGCCTGCCGACGAGTACGTGCGGAACTTCGTCAACAGCGCGGACAAGACGAAAGTGGTGTCGGTGCGCAACATCATGATCACGCCGTCCAGCATCGTCCGCCTGGACAACAGCGTGGATTACGCCATCCATGAGATGCGGATGAACGGTTTGTCTTCCGTTTTCGTGATCGACCATGATCTGCGCCTGTCAGGGATCCTCTCGATCAGGGAGGCGATCGAGGCGCGCCGGCAGGGGCAGCCGATCGCTCAGGCGCTCTGCCGGAACGTGCAGACCGCGACGCCCGATACGCTGATCGCAGACGCCATCTCCCTCGCGGCGGAAGCGCCGTTCCCCATCGCCGTTGTCGACGAGGAGGGGGTTTTGCTCGGCATCGTCACCAAGGCCAGCATCCTGTCCTCTCTGATGTGA
- a CDS encoding ABC transporter permease has translation MDWLFTFPEFFKLNTTAVDTTVRSFAVNAETFLDLIKGGLNSFVSLVLLCLRHVPWPLFLLLVALLVWRARRSLRSGVLYAALVAAIGFAGLWQMMLVTLSVVLASVMIALVIGIPIGILISGSDLANKMLRPVLDTMQTMPVFVYLIPALLLFGTGNASGVIATVIYAVVPVIRLTSLGIRQVDKEVVEAARAFGSTRWQTLFKVQIPQAKPTIMAGVNQTLMMAMAMVVTTSMIGVRGLGMEVLNAVNRIEIGRGLVAGSCVVVLAIVLDRVTQGMSSGKGADSPNGDGGQAHDSPSK, from the coding sequence ATGGATTGGCTGTTCACATTCCCGGAATTCTTCAAACTGAACACGACGGCGGTCGACACGACGGTGCGTTCTTTCGCCGTGAACGCCGAAACCTTTCTTGACCTGATCAAAGGCGGGCTCAACAGCTTCGTGAGCCTTGTCCTGCTGTGCCTGAGGCACGTGCCGTGGCCGCTCTTCCTGCTGCTGGTCGCGCTCCTGGTCTGGCGCGCCCGCCGGAGTCTCCGCAGCGGCGTCCTGTACGCCGCGCTGGTCGCCGCCATCGGCTTCGCCGGACTGTGGCAGATGATGCTGGTGACGCTGTCCGTCGTGCTGGCCAGCGTGATGATCGCCCTTGTGATCGGCATTCCGATCGGGATCCTGATCTCCGGTTCCGATCTGGCGAATAAAATGCTCCGCCCCGTTTTGGACACCATGCAGACGATGCCGGTGTTCGTCTATCTGATCCCCGCGCTGCTGTTGTTCGGGACGGGCAACGCCTCGGGCGTGATCGCCACGGTCATTTACGCCGTCGTTCCGGTCATCCGCCTCACCAGTCTGGGGATCCGCCAGGTGGACAAAGAGGTGGTGGAAGCCGCCAGGGCCTTCGGCTCCACACGGTGGCAAACGCTGTTCAAGGTGCAGATCCCCCAGGCCAAACCGACGATCATGGCGGGCGTCAACCAGACTCTGATGATGGCCATGGCCATGGTGGTCACGACTTCGATGATCGGCGTGCGCGGGCTCGGCATGGAAGTCTTGAATGCCGTCAACCGGATCGAGATCGGGCGCGGGCTCGTGGCTGGAAGCTGCGTCGTCGTCCTGGCGATCGTGCTCGATCGGGTGACGCAGGGGATGAGCTCCGGAAAAGGTGCGGACAGTCCCAATGGAGACGGAGGACAGGCCCATGACAGCCCTTCGAAATGA
- a CDS encoding ABC transporter substrate-binding protein, with protein sequence MKKTTRSLLLLAMLLPCVSAGCAAGGTATGKEKTALTFADVGWDSIKLNNALAGLIAEKVFGYTWQETPGSTPISHEALLKGEIDIHMEEWTTNIRSYAPDLQAGRFTELGVNFDDNRQGFYIPKYVADRCPDLKSVKDLARYAELFPDPEDASKGIIYGGIVGWEITEIMNKKIAAYGLDKSYNYFASGSDAVLIAAMVSAWDKKAPIVAYYWEPTWLLGKYDFVLLEDEPYDAERYHEGYGACPSVTVTVAVSNDFAASNPEFCAFLAKFEMSSAMISEALAYMNTTNAGYEEAAEWLLTKSHPELLDRWLSPEQAAKVRAAL encoded by the coding sequence ATGAAAAAGACGACAAGATCGCTGCTGCTCTTGGCAATGCTCCTGCCGTGTGTGTCGGCGGGATGCGCCGCCGGCGGCACTGCGACGGGGAAAGAGAAAACCGCTCTCACATTCGCCGACGTGGGCTGGGATTCCATCAAACTGAACAACGCGTTGGCCGGATTGATCGCGGAAAAAGTTTTCGGGTACACGTGGCAGGAAACGCCGGGTTCCACGCCGATCTCCCATGAGGCCCTGCTGAAGGGAGAAATCGACATTCACATGGAGGAATGGACCACCAACATTCGGTCTTACGCTCCGGACCTGCAGGCTGGCCGTTTCACCGAACTGGGCGTGAACTTCGACGATAACCGCCAGGGCTTTTACATTCCCAAGTACGTGGCCGACCGCTGTCCCGATCTGAAGAGCGTAAAAGATCTGGCCCGCTATGCCGAACTGTTCCCCGACCCGGAGGATGCCTCGAAGGGCATCATTTACGGCGGTATCGTTGGCTGGGAGATCACGGAGATCATGAACAAAAAAATAGCGGCCTACGGGCTGGACAAGAGTTACAACTATTTCGCCAGCGGCAGCGACGCTGTGCTCATCGCGGCGATGGTCTCCGCCTGGGACAAGAAGGCGCCGATCGTGGCCTATTACTGGGAACCCACGTGGCTGCTGGGAAAATACGATTTCGTCCTTCTCGAAGACGAGCCGTACGACGCCGAACGCTATCACGAGGGATACGGCGCCTGCCCTTCGGTCACGGTGACGGTGGCGGTGAGCAATGACTTTGCCGCGTCGAATCCGGAATTCTGCGCGTTTCTTGCCAAATTCGAGATGAGTTCCGCGATGATCAGCGAAGCTTTAGCCTATATGAACACCACCAATGCCGGCTACGAAGAGGCCGCGGAGTGGCTGTTGACGAAGTCGCATCCCGAACTGCTGGATCGATGGCTCTCGCCCGAACAGGCGGCAAAGGTGAGGGCGGCTCTGTGA
- a CDS encoding TrkA C-terminal domain-containing protein, with protein MRKGHGQPVYSKIAFDLAVKIASGELREGTKITGRSLMGTQYKASPETIRRALWHLNDVGVISTQDNVGSTVVSRSHAVEYVEHRRLDNDLLALRARLDAMIAARDELNRDIDATLGQILELTQRFRDSDRLHMFTFRIGGTFPALGVSIRDFQFRQKTGATIVAIRRDDETILSPEPSTEFKVNDVLIVACGVQHIDKVRELMEDGVPKARCKS; from the coding sequence ATGAGGAAGGGGCATGGGCAGCCCGTTTATTCCAAAATCGCCTTTGATCTCGCCGTCAAAATTGCCAGCGGCGAGCTCAGGGAAGGGACGAAGATCACCGGACGCTCGTTGATGGGGACGCAGTACAAGGCGTCTCCGGAGACGATCCGGCGCGCGCTCTGGCATCTGAACGACGTAGGGGTCATTTCGACGCAGGACAACGTCGGTTCGACCGTCGTGTCCCGAAGCCATGCCGTGGAATATGTCGAGCATCGCCGGCTCGACAACGATCTGCTCGCTCTCAGAGCGCGGCTTGACGCCATGATCGCGGCGCGGGACGAGCTTAATCGAGACATCGACGCGACGCTTGGGCAGATCCTTGAACTGACTCAGCGTTTCCGGGACAGCGACCGGCTGCACATGTTCACGTTCAGGATCGGCGGAACTTTCCCCGCTCTGGGGGTCAGCATCCGCGATTTTCAGTTCCGGCAAAAAACCGGCGCCACGATCGTGGCGATCAGGCGGGACGATGAAACCATACTGTCGCCGGAGCCGTCGACGGAATTCAAGGTCAACGACGTGCTGATCGTCGCGTGCGGGGTGCAGCATATCGATAAAGTCCGCGAACTCATGGAGGACGGCGTTCCCAAGGCCCGCTGCAAAAGTTGA
- a CDS encoding ABC transporter substrate-binding protein, translated as MKKSTILALAALVLGVAASTAFAAKDRLIVADQYDATTMDPIGHNDVPSSRCCFELYDTLIFRDSDGTLVPGLAESWEFLSPTEYKFNLRKGVKFHNGEELKASDVRYTIMRATTDKGAKIKTYSQNVADVKVLDDYTVVIVLKKPDYSFFGSLTHSWGSIINEKATEAAGDSYGTPGSAPVGTGPFKFVEWQKSNKYVLERFDDFWGKKPSYKYLEVRAIPEPTNRTIELETKGIDIAYPIIGNDINRIRDNDQLTLYKEPQSSITYLGFNCTKAPFSDVRVRKAIRAALDTTLIHKAVWEKLAKVGMVPTTLVPIAITYSIGNEVPEHKQDLELAKKLLAEAGFPNGFNCEIWTNERKERIDMAQIMQAQLEEVGIKAEIKVLEWGAYLNGLQEKKHDMFELGWVSSVPDPNFAISGLLETNAGSNYTFSSDPKLDELLAKGRETPDGPERAEVYKQAQLEINDYCPMVFLHNDESVAGSQKNVKGFKPAGNETHSFRDVYFED; from the coding sequence ATGAAGAAAAGCACCATTCTGGCTCTCGCGGCCCTCGTTCTCGGCGTGGCGGCCAGCACCGCTTTCGCGGCCAAGGATCGTCTGATCGTCGCCGATCAGTACGACGCCACCACGATGGACCCTATCGGCCACAATGACGTTCCCAGCTCGCGCTGCTGCTTCGAGCTGTACGACACGCTGATTTTCAGAGACAGCGACGGCACACTGGTTCCCGGCCTTGCGGAGAGCTGGGAATTTCTCTCTCCCACCGAGTACAAGTTCAACCTGCGCAAGGGCGTCAAGTTCCACAACGGCGAGGAGCTGAAGGCCAGCGACGTGAGATATACGATCATGCGCGCGACCACCGACAAGGGCGCGAAGATCAAAACCTATTCGCAGAATGTGGCCGACGTCAAAGTTCTCGACGACTATACCGTTGTCATCGTTCTGAAGAAGCCGGATTATTCTTTCTTCGGCTCTCTGACCCACAGCTGGGGCTCCATCATCAACGAAAAGGCGACTGAGGCCGCCGGCGACAGCTATGGCACCCCGGGATCCGCTCCCGTAGGGACGGGGCCTTTCAAGTTTGTCGAATGGCAGAAGAGCAATAAGTACGTTCTGGAGCGCTTCGACGATTTCTGGGGTAAGAAGCCTTCCTACAAGTATCTCGAAGTGCGCGCGATCCCCGAGCCCACGAACCGCACGATCGAGCTTGAAACCAAGGGAATCGACATTGCCTATCCCATCATCGGCAACGACATCAACCGCATCCGCGACAACGATCAGTTGACGCTCTACAAAGAGCCGCAGTCCTCGATCACATACCTTGGCTTTAACTGCACAAAGGCCCCCTTCAGCGACGTTCGCGTCCGCAAGGCCATCAGAGCCGCCCTCGATACGACGCTGATCCACAAGGCCGTGTGGGAAAAACTGGCGAAGGTCGGTATGGTTCCCACCACGCTGGTCCCCATCGCCATCACTTATTCGATCGGCAACGAGGTGCCTGAGCACAAGCAGGATCTTGAGCTGGCCAAAAAGCTTCTGGCCGAAGCGGGATTCCCCAATGGCTTCAACTGCGAGATTTGGACGAACGAGCGCAAGGAACGCATCGACATGGCGCAGATCATGCAGGCTCAGCTTGAAGAGGTCGGCATCAAGGCCGAGATCAAGGTTTTGGAGTGGGGCGCTTATCTGAACGGCCTGCAGGAAAAGAAGCACGACATGTTCGAACTGGGTTGGGTCTCTTCCGTGCCCGATCCCAACTTCGCCATCAGCGGTCTGCTGGAGACGAACGCCGGTTCCAACTACACCTTCAGTTCCGACCCCAAGCTTGACGAACTTCTCGCCAAAGGCCGCGAGACGCCCGACGGACCGGAGCGCGCCGAGGTTTACAAGCAGGCTCAGCTGGAGATCAACGATTATTGTCCGATGGTCTTCCTGCACAACGACGAGTCGGTTGCCGGTTCGCAGAAGAACGTCAAAGGTTTCAAGCCCGCCGGCAATGAAACTCATTCGTTCCGTGACGTGTATTTCGAGGACTAA
- a CDS encoding ABC transporter permease, with protein sequence MLRYIFRRVLFLIPVLVGVAFCVFLLLYLTPGDPAKMVLGDLATEQAIQEFREKEGLNDPFWIRFGKYIYKAVVKGDIGRSYSSKTPVMKELMAAFPATIKLSGFAMIIAVIIGLPCGIISAIKQYSVFDTITMIFAMIGLSMPVFWLGLLLILLFSVKLRWLPSSGFDTFKAMILPSFALSAQAISMVTRMTRSSMLEVIRADYIRTVRAKGQTERVVIWGHALHNALIPVMTIVGLQFGHLLSGAMLTESIFAVPGLGRLMVTSIMARDYPMVQGAVLFVATAFSIVNLLVDILYAYVDPRIKAQYK encoded by the coding sequence ATGTTACGCTACATCTTTCGCCGCGTGCTCTTTCTCATCCCAGTGCTTGTCGGCGTAGCTTTTTGCGTCTTTCTGTTGCTGTACCTGACCCCCGGCGATCCGGCCAAGATGGTGCTTGGCGACCTTGCAACGGAGCAGGCAATTCAGGAGTTCAGAGAAAAAGAAGGCCTGAACGACCCCTTCTGGATCCGTTTCGGCAAATACATCTACAAGGCTGTCGTTAAAGGCGACATCGGCCGCTCCTATTCCTCCAAGACCCCTGTCATGAAAGAGCTGATGGCCGCTTTTCCAGCGACGATCAAACTGTCCGGTTTTGCAATGATCATCGCCGTTATCATTGGCCTTCCGTGCGGAATTATATCCGCCATCAAGCAATACTCGGTGTTCGATACGATCACCATGATTTTTGCCATGATCGGTCTGTCGATGCCGGTATTCTGGCTGGGCTTGCTGCTGATCCTGCTGTTTTCCGTCAAGTTGCGCTGGCTTCCTTCGTCAGGCTTCGACACGTTCAAGGCAATGATCCTACCCTCGTTTGCGCTGTCGGCACAGGCTATCTCCATGGTGACGCGTATGACCCGCTCCTCGATGCTCGAGGTCATCCGCGCCGACTACATCCGCACGGTGCGCGCCAAGGGACAGACCGAACGCGTCGTCATCTGGGGCCACGCGCTGCATAACGCGCTGATCCCCGTCATGACGATTGTCGGCCTGCAGTTTGGGCATCTGCTCTCCGGCGCAATGCTGACCGAGTCGATCTTTGCCGTTCCCGGACTGGGACGTCTGATGGTCACATCGATTATGGCCCGCGATTATCCTATGGTTCAGGGCGCCGTGCTTTTCGTCGCAACAGCGTTCAGCATTGTCAACCTGTTGGTTGACATTCTCTATGCCTATGTCGATCCGCGTATTAAGGCGCAATACAAATAG
- a CDS encoding ABC transporter permease, protein MAELNVTETQVRKQRGPFAEVMHRLSKSPLAMFGLGFILLLVFCAVFANWLAPYPFAKQNLLHMFELPSAQYWLGTDEFGRDILSRLIFGARVSLQVGFIAVGISLVVGGLLGAFAGFYGGTLDNVIMRVMDVLLAIPQTLLAIAIAAALGPGLYNLMIAVGISAVPNYARIVRGSVLSIRGMEYVEAARAVGSSDLRIILRHIIPNSMAPIIVQSTLGVASAILNAAGLSFIGLGIQPPNPEWGAMLSGGRQYIRDFPHLTLYPGLAIMLTILALNFLGDGLRDALDPKLKR, encoded by the coding sequence ATGGCCGAATTGAACGTCACAGAGACTCAAGTACGCAAACAGCGCGGCCCCTTCGCTGAAGTCATGCACCGCCTGAGCAAGAGTCCGTTGGCTATGTTTGGGCTGGGTTTTATCCTGCTTTTGGTGTTCTGCGCTGTCTTTGCCAATTGGCTGGCGCCTTATCCTTTTGCCAAACAGAATCTTCTCCATATGTTTGAATTGCCGTCCGCCCAATACTGGCTCGGCACCGACGAGTTTGGGCGCGACATTCTCAGCCGCCTGATCTTCGGCGCGCGCGTGTCGCTGCAGGTCGGTTTCATCGCCGTCGGCATTTCGCTGGTCGTCGGCGGCCTGCTCGGCGCGTTCGCCGGCTTTTACGGCGGCACGCTCGACAACGTGATCATGCGCGTCATGGACGTGCTGCTGGCTATTCCTCAGACGCTACTGGCGATCGCCATCGCCGCAGCCCTTGGTCCTGGTCTGTATAACTTGATGATCGCCGTCGGCATTTCCGCCGTTCCCAACTACGCGCGCATCGTGCGCGGTTCGGTGCTCTCGATCCGCGGCATGGAGTACGTCGAAGCGGCCCGCGCCGTCGGCTCGTCCGATCTGCGCATCATCCTGCGCCACATCATTCCCAACAGCATGGCCCCGATCATCGTCCAGTCCACGCTGGGCGTCGCCTCGGCGATCCTCAACGCGGCCGGGCTGTCGTTCATCGGGCTGGGCATCCAGCCGCCCAATCCCGAATGGGGCGCCATGCTCTCCGGCGGGCGTCAGTACATCCGCGACTTCCCGCATCTGACGCTCTATCCCGGCCTGGCCATCATGCTCACGATTCTGGCCCTGAACTTCCTCGGCGACGGTCTTCGCGACGCCCTGGATCCCAAGCTGAAGCGCTAA
- a CDS encoding ABC transporter ATP-binding protein → MSENKDLLLEIKDLTIHYVTESGRVHAVEGLNLKLAPGETLGFVGETGAGKTTTALGIMRLLPMPPAKIISGDIVFEGESLLSKPESQMRAIRGGKIAMIFQDPMTSLDPVVPVVEQIAEMVELHQKGTKADALKRAGDMLELVGIPRERGVAFPHQFSGGMKQRVVIAIALACDPTLLIADEPTTALDVTIQAQVLELMHELKEKFRTSMIMITHDLGIVAEMCDKVAIMYAGRVVEYGTTEMIYNNRLHPYTEGLFNSLPDLESEQEELKVIHGLMPDPTNLPSGCCFHPRCPYATEDCSKNAPEMTEVVPGHFVACPVRTAALKND, encoded by the coding sequence ATGTCCGAAAACAAAGATTTGCTCCTCGAGATCAAGGATTTGACGATCCACTACGTCACCGAGAGCGGCCGCGTCCACGCCGTCGAAGGTCTGAACCTCAAACTGGCGCCCGGCGAGACGCTGGGCTTCGTCGGCGAAACCGGCGCCGGCAAGACGACCACCGCGCTGGGCATCATGCGCCTGCTGCCCATGCCGCCCGCCAAGATCATTTCCGGCGACATCGTCTTCGAAGGCGAAAGCCTGCTCAGCAAGCCCGAAAGCCAGATGCGCGCCATCCGCGGCGGCAAGATCGCCATGATCTTCCAGGATCCCATGACTTCGCTCGATCCCGTCGTCCCCGTCGTCGAGCAGATCGCCGAAATGGTGGAGCTGCATCAGAAAGGCACCAAGGCCGACGCGCTCAAACGCGCCGGCGACATGCTCGAGCTGGTCGGCATCCCCCGCGAGCGCGGCGTCGCCTTCCCGCACCAGTTCTCGGGCGGCATGAAGCAGCGCGTCGTCATCGCCATCGCGCTGGCCTGCGACCCGACACTGCTGATCGCCGACGAACCGACCACGGCTCTGGACGTGACGATTCAGGCGCAGGTGCTCGAACTGATGCACGAGCTCAAGGAAAAGTTCAGGACGTCCATGATCATGATCACCCACGACCTGGGTATCGTCGCCGAGATGTGCGACAAGGTGGCCATCATGTACGCCGGGCGCGTCGTCGAGTACGGCACGACCGAAATGATCTACAACAACCGCCTGCACCCCTACACGGAAGGGCTGTTCAACTCGCTGCCCGACCTCGAATCGGAGCAGGAAGAGCTGAAAGTCATCCACGGCCTGATGCCCGATCCCACCAATCTGCCCTCGGGCTGCTGTTTCCATCCCCGCTGCCCCTACGCGACGGAGGACTGCTCCAAAAACGCGCCGGAAATGACCGAAGTGGTTCCCGGACATTTCGTCGCCTGCCCCGTGCGCACGGCGGCGCTGAAGAACGACTAA